One stretch of Glycine soja cultivar W05 chromosome 7, ASM419377v2, whole genome shotgun sequence DNA includes these proteins:
- the LOC114419651 gene encoding probable 2-oxoglutarate-dependent dioxygenase At5g05600: MEKVDQAFIQYPQHRPNLTIIQPEHIPIIDLSPITNHTVSHPSPIEGLVKEIGNACKEWGFFQVINHGVSLTLRQNIEKASKLFFAQSLEEKRKVSRDESSPMGYYDTEHTKNIRDWKEVFDFLAKDPTFVPLTSDEHDNRLTQWTNPSPQYPPHFRDIIKEYVEEMEKLSFKLMELIALNLGLEAKRFEEFFIKDQTSFLRLNYYPPCPYPHLALGVGRHKDSGPLTILAQDEVGGLEVRPKADQDWIRVKPIPNAYIINLGDMIQVWSNDAYESVEHRVVVNSEKARFSIPFFLFPAHDTVVKPLEELINEQNPSKFRPYKWGKFLVHRLDSNFKKQNAENVQTYHYKIRE, translated from the exons ATGGAAAAGGTTGACCAAGCTTTCATCCAATACCCACAACACAGGCCAAATCTCACTATCATCCAACCTGAACACATTCCCATAATAGACCTCTCTCCAATAACCAACCACACAGTTTCACATCCATCTCCCATTGAAGGCTTGGTGAAGGAGATAGGAAATGCATGCAAAGAGTGGGGATTCTTCCAAGTTATCAACCATGGGGTGTCCCTCACTCTAAGGCAAAACATTGAGAAAGCCTCAAAATTGTTCTTTGCTCAGAGTTTAGAAGAGAAGAGGAAGGTTAGCAGAGATGAGAGTTCTCCCATGGGTTATTATGACACAGAGCACACAAAAAACATTAGGGACTGGAAAGAAGTGTTTGATTTTCTAGCCAAAGACCCTACTTTTGTTCCTCTCACTTCGGATGAACATGATAATCGTCTCACTCAATGGACTAATCCATCCCCTCAATACCCTCCACACTTCAG GGATATAATTAAAGAGTATGTTGAAGAGATGGAAAAGCTGTCCTTTAAGTTGATGGAGCTTATAGCTTTGAATTTAGGCCTTGAGGCAAAGAGGTTTGAGGAATTTTTCATCAAAGATCAGACTAGCTTTCTTAGACTCAACTACTATCCTCCATGCCCTTACCCTCACCTTGCCCTTGGTGTTGGTCGACATAAGGACTCTGGTCCCTTAACCATTCTTGCACAAGATGAAGTTGGAGGACTTGAAGTGAGACCTAAAGCAGATCAAGACTGGATAAGAGTGAAACCTATTCCAAATGCTTATATTATCAACCTTGGTGATATGATTCAG GTTTGGAGCAATGATGCCTATGAGAGTGTGGAACACAGAGTGGTGGTCAACTCTGAGAAAGCAAGGTTTTCCATTccattcttcctcttccctgcACATGACACTGTAGTCAAGCCTTTGGAGGAGCTAATAAATGAGCAAAACCCTTCAAAATTTAGGCCATACAAATGGGGCAAGTTTCTTGTCCACAGACTGGATAGCAATTTCAAGAAACAAAATGCGGAGAATGTTCAAACTTATCATTATAAGATAAGAGAGTAG